The proteins below are encoded in one region of Streptomyces roseirectus:
- a CDS encoding AAA family ATPase, protein MTSPLAHRFHALADNVERVVKGKRDTVELALTCLFAEGHLLIEDVPGTGKTTLARCLTASVEADFARVQFTPDLLPSDITGVTVYRQGTGAFEFLPGPVFANIVLGDEINRASPKTQSALLEVMEERRVTVDGVTHPVPRPFMVLATQNPVDLGGTYPLPEAQLDRFLMRITVGYPDLASEVAVLTGVGSDAAPESLSPVVSAREIAQCVEEAAEVQVADALYDYLVRVVAATRTFPGVRLGASPRGSVALLRAVRVWAASQGRPYAFPEDVKALAVPVLAHRLVLTPEAELSGRTGADVVEEVLAGVELRGGVRR, encoded by the coding sequence ATGACCTCCCCCCTCGCCCACCGCTTCCACGCCCTCGCCGACAACGTGGAACGTGTCGTCAAGGGCAAGCGCGACACCGTCGAACTCGCTCTGACCTGCCTGTTCGCCGAAGGGCACCTGCTGATCGAGGACGTGCCCGGCACGGGCAAGACCACGCTCGCCCGCTGTCTGACCGCGTCCGTGGAGGCGGACTTCGCGCGCGTGCAGTTCACGCCGGACCTGCTGCCGTCCGACATCACCGGGGTCACCGTCTACCGGCAGGGCACCGGCGCGTTCGAGTTCCTGCCGGGGCCGGTGTTCGCGAACATCGTGCTCGGCGACGAGATCAACCGGGCCTCCCCCAAGACGCAGTCCGCGCTGCTGGAGGTGATGGAGGAGCGCCGGGTCACGGTCGACGGCGTCACGCACCCGGTGCCCCGTCCGTTCATGGTGCTCGCCACGCAGAACCCGGTGGACCTGGGCGGTACTTATCCGCTGCCCGAGGCTCAGTTGGACCGGTTCCTGATGCGGATCACCGTCGGCTATCCGGATCTCGCCTCCGAGGTCGCGGTCCTCACGGGGGTCGGCTCGGACGCGGCCCCCGAGTCGCTGAGTCCGGTCGTCTCCGCGCGGGAGATCGCGCAGTGTGTCGAGGAGGCCGCCGAGGTGCAGGTCGCCGACGCGCTCTACGACTACCTGGTCCGGGTCGTGGCGGCGACCCGGACCTTTCCCGGGGTACGGCTGGGCGCCTCGCCGCGCGGGTCGGTGGCGCTGCTGCGCGCCGTCCGGGTGTGGGCGGCCTCGCAGGGGCGGCCGTACGCGTTCCCCGAGGACGTCAAGGCGCTGGCCGTGCCCGTGCTCGCGCACCGGCTGGTGCTCACGCCGGAGGCCGAGCTGAGCGGGCGCACCGGGGCGGACGTGGTCGAAGAGGTGCTGGCCGGCGTGGAGTTGCGCGGCGGGGTGCGCCGGTGA
- a CDS encoding DUF58 domain-containing protein has protein sequence MRLTRTPVRLTKTPVRLAKTLVKLAETPVRLTSTGWGALVGGAVLVAVGYAFGYGEAAALGAVCLLAVVGAVLWAVPAPVLRVERVVPGRVRRGDPAEAVVVLGNTGTRTRRGLRVVERDVVVEVPALRGGAAHEVRYALPTGRRGRVEVGPVRVERGDPLGLVRRTRVYGGSERLLVRPRVRELAVLAGGRVRHGEGPVSGGADDGAAFHALRAYVLGDDLRRVHWRSTARTGTLMVRQTADVPLPLTTLVLDTRRASYGSAEEFEVAVECAASVAYAAARSRFPVRVVSEAGVVLAGGGDGEAVLDALAVVRWSRAGGGASFEGLERHRGGGVLVVVTGAEGGGSGGVARLRGRFDRVSVVCVGGGGARVGGEVGEVRVSSVDELAVVWRREVAG, from the coding sequence GTGAGGCTGACCAGAACGCCGGTGAGGCTGACCAAGACGCCGGTGAGGCTGGCGAAGACGCTGGTGAAGCTTGCTGAGACGCCGGTGAGGCTGACGTCCACGGGGTGGGGGGCGCTGGTCGGGGGCGCCGTCCTCGTCGCCGTCGGGTACGCGTTCGGGTACGGCGAGGCCGCCGCGCTCGGGGCGGTGTGTCTGCTGGCCGTCGTCGGGGCGGTCCTGTGGGCGGTGCCGGCGCCGGTGCTGCGCGTCGAACGGGTCGTGCCGGGGCGGGTGCGGCGGGGGGATCCGGCCGAGGCCGTCGTCGTCCTCGGCAATACCGGGACTCGGACGCGGCGGGGGCTGCGGGTCGTCGAGCGGGACGTCGTCGTCGAGGTGCCGGCGTTGCGGGGCGGGGCGGCGCACGAGGTGCGGTACGCGCTGCCGACGGGGCGGCGGGGGCGGGTCGAGGTGGGGCCGGTGCGGGTGGAGCGGGGCGATCCGCTGGGGCTGGTGCGGCGTACGCGGGTGTACGGGGGGTCGGAGAGGCTGCTTGTGCGGCCTCGGGTGCGGGAGTTGGCCGTGCTGGCGGGCGGGCGCGTGCGTCATGGGGAGGGGCCGGTCTCCGGTGGTGCGGACGACGGGGCGGCCTTTCACGCGCTGCGCGCCTACGTGCTGGGGGACGATCTGCGGCGGGTGCACTGGCGGTCCACGGCGCGGACCGGGACGTTGATGGTCCGGCAGACGGCGGATGTGCCGTTGCCCCTCACGACGCTGGTGCTCGATACGCGGCGGGCCTCCTACGGCTCGGCGGAGGAGTTCGAGGTGGCCGTGGAGTGCGCGGCGTCCGTCGCGTACGCCGCCGCTCGGTCGCGCTTTCCGGTGCGGGTGGTGAGTGAGGCGGGGGTGGTGCTGGCCGGGGGCGGGGACGGGGAGGCCGTGCTCGACGCGCTGGCCGTCGTGCGGTGGTCGAGGGCCGGGGGTGGGGCTTCCTTCGAGGGGCTGGAGCGGCATCGTGGGGGTGGGGTGCTGGTCGTCGTCACCGGGGCGGAGGGCGGTGGGTCGGGGGGTGTCGCTCGGCTTCGGGGGCGGTTCGATCGGGTGAGTGTGGTGTGTGTCGGGGGCGGGGGTGCGCGGGTGGGGGGCGAGGTGGGTGAGGTGCGGGTCTCGTCCGTGGATGAGCTGGCGGTTGTGTGGCGGCGGGAGGTCGCGGGGTGA